A region of Gracilinanus agilis isolate LMUSP501 chromosome 3, AgileGrace, whole genome shotgun sequence DNA encodes the following proteins:
- the ZPR1 gene encoding zinc finger protein ZPR1 isoform X1, with amino-acid sequence MSALRALDPGVGTGVGPGSTAAASGPPGGTSLASGNLFHPISAEDEEQQPTEIESLCMNCYGNGMTRLLLTKIPFFKEIIVSSFSCEHCGWSNTEIQSAGRIQDQGVRYTLSVKVPEDMNREVVKTDCATARIPELDFEIPAFSQKGALTTIEGLISRAISGLEQDQPARRAKGEAMAGKIDEFVAKLKQLKRVDSPFTFIIDDPSGNSFVENPYAPRKDDALVVTHYNRTPQQGDMLGLKTEEPEEKSADPMEDLRNEVLQFNTNCPECNAPATTNMKLVQIPHFKEVIIMATNCENCGHRTNEVKSGGAVEPMGTRITLHITDPSDMTRDILKSETCSVEIPELEFELGMGALGGKFTTLEGLLKDICNLVSRNPFTLGDSSNPDRTEKLEEFSQKLDWIIEGKLNAHFILDDPAGNSYLQNVYAPEDDPEMKIERYKRTFDQNEELGLNDMKTEGYEAGLAPQQR; translated from the exons ATGTCGGCTCTCCGGGCACTAGATCCTGGTGTCGGGACCGGGGTAGGGCCGGGGTCCACAGCTGCCGCCTCCGGACCCCCCGGGGGCACCTCTCTTGCCTCCGGGAACCTGTTCCATCCCATCAGCGCCGAGGATGAGGAGCAGCAGCCTACGGAGATCGAGTCCCTGTGCATGAACTGTTATGGCAAT GGGATGACTCGCCTTCTGCTAACCAAGATTCCCTTCTTCAAAGAGATCATTGTGAGCTCTTTCTCCTGTGAGCATTGTGGCTGGTCCAACACAGAGATTCAGTCTGCAGGCAGGATCCAGGATCAGGGTGTGCGCTATACCTTGTCTGTTAAAGTCCCTGAG GACATGAACCGGGAGGTGGTGAAAACAGATTGTGCCACAGCAAGGATCCCAGAGTTAGACTTTGAGATTCCTGCTTTCAGCCAAAAGGGAG CTCTGACCACTATTGAAGGATTAATTAGTCGTGCCATCTCTGGTTTGGAGCAGGACCAACCAGCCCGAAGG GCAAAAGGAGAAGCTATGGCTGGGAAAATTGATGAGTTTGTTGCCAAGTTGAAGCAACTGAAGAGAGTGGACTCCCCATTCACTTTT ATCATTGATGATCCCTCAGGGAACAGTTTTGTGGAGAATCCATATGCCCCTCGGAAAGATGATGCTCTGGTGGTCACACATTACAACAGGACACCCCAGCAGGGGGACATGTTGGGGCTCAAG ACTGAAGAACCTGAAGAGAAGTCTGCTGACCCTATGGAAGATCTCAGGAATGAA GTGTTACAGTTCAACACAAATTGTCCTGAGTGCAATGCTCCTGCTACGACCAATATGAAATTAGTGC AAATCCCCCACTTCAAAGAGGTTATCATCATGGCGACCAATTGTGAGAACTGTGGCCATCGGACTAATGAG GTAAAGTCAGGAGGTGCAGTGGAGCCCATGGGCACCAGGATCACCCTTCATATCACGGATCCCTCAGATATGACCAGGGATATCCTGAAG TCTGAAACATGCAGTGTGGAAATCCCTGAACTGGAGTTTGAGCTAGGCATGGGTGCCCTGGGGGGCAAGTTTACCACGTTGGAGGGATTGCTGAAAGACATCTGTAATCTG GTGTCCAGGAACCCCTTTACATTGGGCGACAGTTCCAACCCTGACCGCACAGAAAAGTTGGAGGAGTTTAGCCAGAAGCTGGACTGG ATCATAGAGGGCAAGTTGAATGCTCACTTCATTCTGGATGATCCAGCAGGAAACAGCTACTTACAG AATGTGTATGCCCCAGAAGATGACCCAGAGATGAAGATAGAACGCTATAAACGCACATTTGATCAGAACGAGGAGCTGGGGCTCAATGACATGAAGACAGAAGGCTATGAGGCTGGATTGGCTCCTCAGCAGCGGTAG
- the ZPR1 gene encoding zinc finger protein ZPR1 isoform X2, translated as MSALRALDPGVGTGVGPGSTAAASGPPGGTSLASGNLFHPISAEDEEQQPTEIESLCMNCYGNDMNREVVKTDCATARIPELDFEIPAFSQKGALTTIEGLISRAISGLEQDQPARRAKGEAMAGKIDEFVAKLKQLKRVDSPFTFIIDDPSGNSFVENPYAPRKDDALVVTHYNRTPQQGDMLGLKTEEPEEKSADPMEDLRNEVLQFNTNCPECNAPATTNMKLVQIPHFKEVIIMATNCENCGHRTNEVKSGGAVEPMGTRITLHITDPSDMTRDILKSETCSVEIPELEFELGMGALGGKFTTLEGLLKDICNLVSRNPFTLGDSSNPDRTEKLEEFSQKLDWIIEGKLNAHFILDDPAGNSYLQNVYAPEDDPEMKIERYKRTFDQNEELGLNDMKTEGYEAGLAPQQR; from the exons ATGTCGGCTCTCCGGGCACTAGATCCTGGTGTCGGGACCGGGGTAGGGCCGGGGTCCACAGCTGCCGCCTCCGGACCCCCCGGGGGCACCTCTCTTGCCTCCGGGAACCTGTTCCATCCCATCAGCGCCGAGGATGAGGAGCAGCAGCCTACGGAGATCGAGTCCCTGTGCATGAACTGTTATGGCAAT GACATGAACCGGGAGGTGGTGAAAACAGATTGTGCCACAGCAAGGATCCCAGAGTTAGACTTTGAGATTCCTGCTTTCAGCCAAAAGGGAG CTCTGACCACTATTGAAGGATTAATTAGTCGTGCCATCTCTGGTTTGGAGCAGGACCAACCAGCCCGAAGG GCAAAAGGAGAAGCTATGGCTGGGAAAATTGATGAGTTTGTTGCCAAGTTGAAGCAACTGAAGAGAGTGGACTCCCCATTCACTTTT ATCATTGATGATCCCTCAGGGAACAGTTTTGTGGAGAATCCATATGCCCCTCGGAAAGATGATGCTCTGGTGGTCACACATTACAACAGGACACCCCAGCAGGGGGACATGTTGGGGCTCAAG ACTGAAGAACCTGAAGAGAAGTCTGCTGACCCTATGGAAGATCTCAGGAATGAA GTGTTACAGTTCAACACAAATTGTCCTGAGTGCAATGCTCCTGCTACGACCAATATGAAATTAGTGC AAATCCCCCACTTCAAAGAGGTTATCATCATGGCGACCAATTGTGAGAACTGTGGCCATCGGACTAATGAG GTAAAGTCAGGAGGTGCAGTGGAGCCCATGGGCACCAGGATCACCCTTCATATCACGGATCCCTCAGATATGACCAGGGATATCCTGAAG TCTGAAACATGCAGTGTGGAAATCCCTGAACTGGAGTTTGAGCTAGGCATGGGTGCCCTGGGGGGCAAGTTTACCACGTTGGAGGGATTGCTGAAAGACATCTGTAATCTG GTGTCCAGGAACCCCTTTACATTGGGCGACAGTTCCAACCCTGACCGCACAGAAAAGTTGGAGGAGTTTAGCCAGAAGCTGGACTGG ATCATAGAGGGCAAGTTGAATGCTCACTTCATTCTGGATGATCCAGCAGGAAACAGCTACTTACAG AATGTGTATGCCCCAGAAGATGACCCAGAGATGAAGATAGAACGCTATAAACGCACATTTGATCAGAACGAGGAGCTGGGGCTCAATGACATGAAGACAGAAGGCTATGAGGCTGGATTGGCTCCTCAGCAGCGGTAG